A window of Longispora fulva contains these coding sequences:
- a CDS encoding sugar ABC transporter substrate-binding protein yields the protein MKRIATAVLAAVALVVTGCGTSTDKAGSGGSVVGVDYPRSDSDFWNSYIKYAPEQAKALGLDLKTSNSENDVAKLAANIQALISQGVKGVVMAPQDTAAIAPTLDQLKAKKIPVVTVDTRPDVGDVFMVVRADNRAYGTKACQFLGKKLEGKGKVAMLQGDLASINGRDRTEAFNDCMKKDFPNVQVIGLATDWKGDVAANKLQTTIAANPDLKGIYMQAGGVFLNPTIQVLKQKGMLVPPSDPKHVFIVSNDGIPQELKAIADGDIDATVSQPADLYAKWALFYVKAAIDGKTFQLGATDHDSTIVGVRPGLMEDQLPAPLVTKDGSFPGSKKSDDPALWGNQIK from the coding sequence ATGAAACGCATCGCGACAGCGGTACTCGCCGCCGTGGCCCTCGTCGTCACCGGCTGCGGCACCTCCACCGACAAGGCCGGCTCCGGCGGCTCCGTCGTCGGCGTCGACTACCCGCGCTCGGACTCCGACTTCTGGAACTCCTACATCAAGTACGCGCCGGAGCAGGCCAAGGCCCTCGGGCTGGACCTGAAGACGTCCAACTCCGAGAACGACGTCGCCAAGCTCGCCGCGAACATCCAGGCGCTGATCAGCCAGGGCGTCAAGGGCGTCGTGATGGCCCCGCAGGACACCGCCGCCATCGCCCCGACCCTCGACCAGCTCAAGGCGAAGAAGATCCCGGTCGTCACGGTGGACACCCGGCCCGACGTGGGCGACGTGTTCATGGTCGTCCGCGCCGACAACCGCGCGTACGGCACCAAGGCCTGCCAGTTCCTCGGCAAGAAGCTCGAGGGCAAGGGCAAGGTCGCGATGCTGCAGGGCGACCTCGCGTCGATCAACGGCCGGGACCGCACCGAGGCGTTCAATGACTGCATGAAGAAGGACTTCCCGAACGTGCAGGTCATCGGCCTGGCCACGGACTGGAAGGGTGACGTCGCGGCGAACAAGCTCCAGACCACGATCGCGGCCAACCCCGACCTCAAGGGCATCTACATGCAGGCCGGCGGGGTGTTCCTCAACCCGACGATCCAGGTGCTCAAGCAGAAGGGCATGCTCGTCCCGCCGAGCGACCCGAAGCACGTGTTCATCGTGTCCAACGACGGCATCCCGCAGGAGCTCAAGGCCATCGCCGACGGCGACATCGACGCCACGGTCTCCCAGCCGGCCGACCTGTACGCCAAGTGGGCCCTGTTCTACGTCAAGGCCGCCATCGACGGCAAGACGTTCCAGCTGGGCGCGACCGACCACGACTCCACGATCGTCGGGGTCCGGCCGGGCCTGATGGAGGACCAGCTCCCCGCCCCGTTGGTCACCAAGGACGGGTCGTTCCCGGGCTCGAAGAAGTCCGACGACCCCGCACTCTGGGGGAACCAGATCAAGTGA
- a CDS encoding SDR family NAD(P)-dependent oxidoreductase: MNDFAGLSALVTGGASGIGLATALLLAERGAKVASLDLSTDVPAPLLGLRADVADDASVRAAVAAAAEAFGGLDIVVNNAGIGAQGTVEDNPDAEWARVFDVNVVGMVRVARAALPHLRASAHAAIVNTCSIAATAGLPNRALYSATKGAVLSLTLAMAADHVREGIRVTCVNPGTAATPWVERLLAAAADPAAERAALAARQPSGRLVTAEEVAHAIAYLASPAASAATGTSLAVDGGMAGLRIRPTPPPEGARS, encoded by the coding sequence ATGAACGACTTCGCGGGCCTGTCCGCCCTGGTCACCGGCGGCGCCTCCGGCATCGGCCTCGCCACGGCGCTGCTGCTCGCTGAGCGGGGCGCGAAGGTCGCCTCCCTGGACCTGAGCACCGACGTGCCGGCCCCGCTCCTCGGGCTGCGCGCCGACGTCGCCGACGACGCCTCCGTCCGGGCGGCGGTGGCCGCCGCCGCCGAGGCGTTCGGCGGGCTGGACATCGTCGTCAACAACGCCGGCATCGGCGCCCAGGGCACCGTCGAGGACAACCCCGACGCCGAATGGGCCCGGGTGTTCGACGTCAACGTGGTCGGCATGGTCCGGGTCGCCCGGGCGGCGTTGCCGCACCTGCGGGCCTCCGCGCACGCCGCGATCGTCAACACCTGCTCGATCGCGGCCACCGCCGGCCTGCCGAACCGCGCGCTGTACTCGGCCACCAAGGGCGCGGTCCTCTCCCTCACCCTGGCGATGGCCGCCGACCATGTCCGCGAGGGCATCCGGGTCACGTGCGTGAACCCGGGCACGGCGGCCACCCCCTGGGTCGAACGACTGCTCGCCGCCGCGGCTGACCCCGCTGCGGAACGAGCGGCGCTGGCCGCCCGCCAACCCAGCGGACGGCTCGTCACCGCCGAGGAGGTCGCGCACGCGATCGCCTACCTGGCCAGCCCGGCCGCCTCCGCCGCGACGGGGACATCCCTCGCCGTCGACGGCGGGATGGCCGGGTTACGGATCCGCCCCACCCCGCCCCCCGAAGGAGCACGATCATGA
- a CDS encoding enolase C-terminal domain-like protein, with the protein MRVTVAGIDVRDIRFPTSRELHGSDAMNPDPDYSAAYVVLRTEAGEGHGFCFTIGRGNEVCAAAIHAHAPLIVGREIDLDDLGEFSRRLTGDSQLRWLGPEKGASHMAVAALVNAAFDLAATVAGKPLWKLLSDYSPEQIVDLVDWRYLTDALTPAEALDLLKSRAAGRADREAQLLATGYPAYTTTPGWLGYTDDKLVRLAREAVADGFTQIKLKVGADLDADLRRMALARDAVGPDIRIAVDANQRWDVEQAIEWVERLAPYDPWWIEEPTSPDDILGHAAIRRAVAPVKVATGEHTHNRVMFKQLLQAGAVDMVQLDACRVGGVTENVAILLLAARFGVPVCPHAGGVGLCELVQHLSMFDYVAVSGSVENRVIEYVDHLHEHFADPVRIVDGHYVAPTAPGMSARMLPESLAAYSYPDGAAWRTGAADGFAPGDEVAR; encoded by the coding sequence ATGAGAGTCACTGTGGCCGGTATCGACGTCCGGGACATCCGGTTTCCCACCTCACGGGAACTTCACGGCTCCGACGCGATGAACCCCGACCCCGACTACTCCGCGGCCTACGTGGTGCTGCGCACCGAAGCGGGCGAGGGCCACGGCTTCTGCTTCACGATCGGCCGGGGCAACGAGGTGTGCGCCGCGGCGATCCACGCGCACGCGCCCCTGATCGTGGGTCGCGAGATCGACCTCGACGACCTGGGCGAGTTCTCCCGCCGGCTGACCGGCGACTCGCAGCTGCGCTGGCTGGGCCCGGAGAAGGGCGCCTCGCACATGGCGGTCGCGGCACTCGTCAACGCGGCCTTCGACCTGGCCGCCACGGTCGCAGGCAAGCCGCTGTGGAAACTCCTGTCCGACTACTCCCCGGAGCAGATCGTCGACCTGGTCGACTGGCGCTACCTCACCGACGCGCTCACCCCCGCCGAGGCGCTGGACCTGCTGAAGAGCCGGGCGGCGGGGCGGGCCGACCGCGAGGCCCAGCTGCTGGCCACCGGCTACCCCGCCTACACCACCACCCCCGGCTGGCTCGGCTACACCGACGACAAGCTGGTCCGGCTGGCCCGGGAGGCCGTCGCCGACGGGTTCACCCAGATCAAGCTCAAGGTCGGCGCGGACCTCGACGCCGACCTGCGCCGGATGGCCCTGGCCCGCGACGCCGTCGGCCCCGACATCCGGATCGCCGTCGACGCCAACCAGCGGTGGGACGTCGAGCAGGCCATCGAGTGGGTGGAGCGGCTCGCCCCGTACGACCCGTGGTGGATCGAGGAGCCGACGTCGCCCGACGACATCCTCGGCCACGCCGCGATCCGCCGGGCCGTCGCCCCGGTCAAGGTGGCCACCGGCGAGCACACCCACAACCGGGTGATGTTCAAGCAGCTCCTGCAGGCCGGCGCCGTCGACATGGTCCAGCTCGACGCGTGCCGGGTCGGCGGGGTCACCGAGAACGTGGCGATCCTGCTGCTGGCCGCCAGGTTCGGCGTGCCGGTCTGCCCGCACGCCGGGGGCGTCGGACTGTGCGAGCTGGTCCAGCACCTGTCCATGTTCGACTACGTGGCCGTGTCGGGCAGCGTCGAGAACCGGGTGATCGAGTACGTCGACCACCTGCACGAGCACTTCGCCGACCCGGTCCGCATCGTTGACGGGCACTACGTGGCCCCGACCGCCCCCGGCATGTCCGCGAGGATGCTCCCGGAGTCCCTGGCCGCGTACTCGTATCCCGACGGGGCGGCGTGGCGGACCGGCGCGGCCGACGGCTTCGCGCCCGGCGACGAGGTGGCGCGATGA
- a CDS encoding fumarylacetoacetate hydrolase family protein: MKLLRVGPTGAERPALLADDGRLLDLSGLTSDIDGAFLAGGGLDRVRAAHALPEITGPVRYGPPVARPRKVVCVGLNYRDHAAESGAEIPDEPVVFMKATNTVIGPDDEVLVPRRSRKTDYEVELAVVIGATARYLEPDQAAGVIAGYAISNDVSEREFQLERGGTWDKGKSCETFNPLGPWFVTADEVGDPQDLGLRLWVDGELRQDGHTKNMIFGVYEIVAYLSQFMVLEPGDVINTGTPAGVALGLGDSAYLRAGMTVEVEIDRLGRQRQTVGQA, translated from the coding sequence GTGAAGTTACTCCGCGTGGGACCCACCGGCGCCGAACGCCCCGCGCTGCTCGCCGACGACGGCCGCCTGCTGGACCTCTCCGGTCTCACCAGTGACATCGACGGCGCGTTCCTCGCCGGTGGCGGCCTCGACCGGGTGCGTGCCGCGCACGCGCTGCCGGAGATCACCGGCCCCGTGCGGTACGGGCCGCCGGTCGCCCGCCCCCGCAAGGTGGTCTGCGTCGGCCTGAACTACCGCGACCACGCCGCCGAGAGCGGGGCGGAGATCCCGGACGAACCGGTCGTGTTCATGAAGGCCACCAACACCGTGATCGGACCGGACGACGAGGTGCTCGTCCCGCGCCGCAGCCGCAAGACCGACTACGAGGTCGAGTTGGCGGTCGTGATCGGCGCGACCGCCCGGTACCTCGAACCCGACCAGGCGGCCGGCGTCATCGCCGGGTACGCGATCAGCAACGACGTCTCCGAGCGCGAGTTCCAGCTCGAGCGCGGCGGCACCTGGGACAAGGGCAAGTCCTGCGAGACCTTCAACCCGCTGGGACCGTGGTTCGTCACCGCCGACGAGGTGGGCGACCCGCAGGACCTGGGCCTGCGGCTGTGGGTCGACGGCGAACTCCGCCAGGACGGCCACACGAAAAACATGATCTTCGGGGTGTACGAGATCGTCGCCTACCTGAGCCAGTTCATGGTCCTCGAACCCGGAGACGTGATCAACACGGGGACGCCCGCGGGGGTCGCCCTCGGCCTGGGCGACTCCGCGTACCTCCGCGCCGGAATGACCGTCGAGGTCGAGATCGACCGGCTCGGCCGGCAACGCCAGACTGTGGGGCAGGCATGA
- a CDS encoding FadR/GntR family transcriptional regulator, whose product MTEDQARTTVTDRALARIKEMIASGELEPGQRLPVEKDLAEALGLSRSSMREAIRALTVLGILEARHGAGVYVTKLGPSDLLEAFGVVAEISQGATLLDLVRVRKILEPAAVATAAARITDVDLARLREEMAAMARVDTAEEFIGHDLTFHRIINEAAGNPVLTAILGGLSSRTLRTRVWRGRREEGAIPRTLEEHEHIYRALASRDPEDARTAAAVHITSVEEWVRRQVATEGEL is encoded by the coding sequence GTGACCGAGGACCAGGCGCGTACGACCGTCACCGACCGCGCGCTGGCGCGGATCAAGGAGATGATCGCCAGCGGTGAGCTGGAGCCGGGCCAGCGGCTGCCCGTCGAGAAGGACCTCGCCGAGGCGCTCGGCCTGTCCCGCAGCTCCATGCGCGAGGCGATCCGGGCCCTGACCGTCCTCGGCATCCTGGAGGCCCGACACGGCGCCGGGGTGTACGTGACCAAGCTCGGCCCGTCCGACCTCCTCGAGGCGTTCGGCGTGGTCGCCGAGATCTCGCAGGGCGCGACCCTGCTCGACCTGGTCCGGGTGCGCAAGATCCTGGAGCCGGCGGCCGTGGCCACCGCCGCCGCCCGGATCACCGACGTGGACCTCGCCCGGCTCCGCGAGGAGATGGCAGCGATGGCCCGGGTCGACACGGCCGAGGAGTTCATCGGCCACGACCTGACGTTCCACCGGATCATCAACGAGGCCGCCGGCAACCCGGTGCTCACCGCCATCCTCGGCGGGCTGAGCAGCCGCACCCTGCGCACCCGGGTCTGGCGCGGCCGGCGCGAGGAGGGCGCGATCCCGCGCACCCTCGAGGAGCACGAGCACATCTACCGGGCTCTGGCCAGCCGCGACCCGGAGGACGCCCGCACGGCCGCCGCCGTGCACATCACCTCCGTCGAGGAGTGGGTCCGACGGCAGGTCGCCACCGAGGGCGAGCTCTGA
- a CDS encoding L-rhamnose mutarotase: MRVALHTRLRPGAEAAYLEAHQGVPQELLAAIRAAGATEWTIWRSGLDLFHLVECADYDLLLGSLAGLPVNIAWQARMAELLDVVHDYSPDGGAAGLPVAWRLP, from the coding sequence ATGCGGGTCGCGCTGCACACCCGGCTGCGGCCCGGTGCCGAGGCCGCATACCTCGAAGCCCATCAGGGGGTACCGCAGGAACTGCTCGCCGCCATCCGCGCCGCCGGTGCGACGGAGTGGACCATCTGGCGCTCCGGCCTGGACCTGTTCCACCTCGTGGAGTGCGCCGACTACGACCTGCTGCTGGGTTCACTGGCCGGGCTGCCGGTGAACATCGCCTGGCAGGCCCGGATGGCCGAACTCCTCGACGTGGTGCACGACTACTCCCCCGACGGCGGCGCGGCCGGCCTGCCGGTGGCCTGGCGGCTGCCGTGA
- a CDS encoding aldo/keto reductase has product MTAGERVRLGRTDLRVTRLGLGLAPIGGLFTAVPDAQALATVDRAWDRGLRLYDTAPLYGYGRSEQLAGRALSPRPHGDGGLPGLSRSASSVTSSSHAPASR; this is encoded by the coding sequence GTGACGGCGGGCGAGCGGGTCCGGCTCGGGCGGACCGACCTGCGGGTGACCCGGCTCGGCCTGGGGCTCGCGCCGATCGGCGGCCTGTTCACCGCCGTGCCCGACGCGCAGGCCCTCGCGACCGTCGACCGGGCCTGGGACCGTGGCCTGCGCCTCTACGACACCGCCCCGCTCTACGGGTACGGCCGCTCCGAGCAGCTCGCCGGCCGGGCGCTGTCCCCCCGCCCTCACGGTGACGGCGGCCTCCCGGGGCTGAGCCGGTCGGCGAGCTCGGTGACCAGCAGCAGCCACGCGCCGGCGAGCAGGTAA
- a CDS encoding phosphatase PAP2 family protein, giving the protein MTRSAGPVGWRVPTAVVLAVLFVAVLLCTRAGAGPAILDRPLLSFLAERRTGPLTVLMTAITTLGSVYCLVPLAVLGALARSRLARSWWPAVVVLLAVGGTAVLTFAVKVVDGRARPPAGVVAVVGEDFSFPSGHTSNTTATIGVLTFLVYGLVRPGRPRVLLVTGAVLVMAAVGLSRLYLGVHWFTDVLGGYLLAGAWLLLVTELADRLSPGRPPSP; this is encoded by the coding sequence GTGACCAGGAGCGCGGGACCAGTGGGCTGGCGGGTGCCGACCGCGGTCGTCCTCGCCGTCCTGTTCGTCGCCGTGCTGCTGTGCACCCGGGCCGGCGCCGGTCCCGCGATCCTGGACCGTCCGCTGCTGTCCTTCCTCGCCGAGCGTCGCACCGGCCCCCTGACGGTGCTGATGACCGCGATCACGACCCTGGGCAGCGTGTACTGCCTCGTGCCGCTCGCCGTCCTCGGTGCCCTCGCCCGGAGCCGGCTGGCCCGGTCCTGGTGGCCGGCGGTCGTCGTCCTGCTCGCCGTGGGCGGCACCGCGGTGCTCACGTTCGCGGTCAAGGTCGTCGACGGCCGGGCCCGTCCGCCGGCCGGCGTGGTGGCCGTCGTCGGCGAGGACTTCTCGTTCCCGTCCGGGCACACGTCGAACACTACGGCGACGATCGGTGTGCTCACCTTCCTGGTGTACGGACTGGTCCGCCCCGGCCGGCCCCGCGTCCTCCTCGTCACCGGCGCCGTGCTGGTGATGGCAGCGGTCGGGCTGAGCCGGCTGTACCTGGGCGTGCACTGGTTCACCGACGTGCTCGGGGGTTACCTGCTCGCCGGCGCGTGGCTGCTGCTGGTCACCGAGCTCGCCGACCGGCTCAGCCCCGGGAGGCCGCCGTCACCGTGA
- the mgrA gene encoding L-glyceraldehyde 3-phosphate reductase has protein sequence MIPAPFRAADDRYATMEYRRTGRSGLKLPAVSLGLWHNFGDDKPLETQRAILRRAFDLGVTHFDLANNYGPPYGAAEANFGTLFAQDFRPYRDELVLSTKAGYDMWPGPYGEWGSRKYLLASLDQSLARMGVDYVDIFYSHRFDPDTPLEETMGALASAVRQGKALYVGISSYSAERTREAAAILADLGVPLLIHQPSYSMLNRWIEDDGLLDTLADVGAGCIGFAPLQQGLLTDRYLGGIPADSRAAQGKSLDPHALTDAMLGRLRALNEIAARRGQSLAQLALTWLLRDERMTSALIGASSVAQLENNLAAVRGAKLTPEELVEIDRHATDRANLWRESSES, from the coding sequence ATGATCCCCGCGCCGTTCCGAGCCGCCGACGACCGCTACGCGACGATGGAGTACCGGCGCACCGGCCGCAGCGGTCTCAAGCTCCCGGCGGTCTCGCTCGGCCTGTGGCACAACTTCGGCGACGACAAGCCCCTGGAGACCCAGCGCGCCATCCTGCGCCGCGCCTTCGACCTCGGGGTGACGCACTTCGACCTGGCGAACAACTACGGGCCGCCGTACGGGGCGGCCGAGGCGAACTTCGGCACGCTGTTCGCCCAGGATTTCCGGCCCTACCGCGACGAGCTGGTGCTGTCCACGAAGGCCGGCTACGACATGTGGCCGGGGCCGTACGGCGAGTGGGGCTCGCGGAAGTACCTGCTGGCGAGCCTCGACCAGTCCCTGGCCCGGATGGGCGTGGACTACGTGGACATCTTCTACTCACACCGCTTCGATCCGGACACCCCGCTCGAGGAGACCATGGGCGCGCTGGCCAGCGCCGTGCGCCAGGGCAAGGCGCTCTACGTCGGGATCTCCTCCTACAGCGCCGAGCGCACCCGGGAGGCCGCGGCGATCCTGGCCGACCTGGGGGTGCCGCTGCTGATTCACCAGCCGTCGTACTCGATGCTCAACCGCTGGATCGAGGACGACGGGCTGCTCGACACCCTCGCCGACGTCGGCGCTGGCTGCATCGGGTTCGCGCCGCTGCAGCAGGGGCTGCTCACCGACCGCTACCTCGGCGGCATCCCGGCCGACTCGCGGGCGGCGCAGGGCAAGTCCCTCGACCCGCACGCGCTGACCGACGCCATGCTCGGCCGGTTGCGGGCCCTCAACGAGATCGCGGCCAGGCGCGGGCAGTCCCTGGCCCAGCTCGCGCTGACCTGGCTGCTCCGCGACGAACGGATGACGTCCGCGCTGATCGGGGCGTCGTCGGTGGCCCAGTTGGAGAATAACCTCGCGGCGGTGCGCGGCGCGAAGCTGACCCCGGAGGAGCTCGTGGAGATCGACCGGCACGCCACGGACCGCGCCAACCTCTGGCGGGAGTCGAGCGAGAGCTAG
- a CDS encoding alginate lyase family protein: protein MSRISRLVTATLATAALLLPVPAAAHPAPSPLAQPRSAAAFAHPGVLVSRPQLDLARAKALAGAQPWKSAYDAMRTSPFASLSWSARPRAIVECGSASVPNNGCSDERDDATAAYTQALLWYITKDAKHAQKAIAIMDAWSAVLRDHTNSNAPLQTGWAGATFARAAELIRHTYPSWPQVNRFATMLRTVYLPEVVNGRGCTNGNWELIMMDAATGIAVFLDDHASFDHAVAIWRARLPAYIYLTSDGALPRPPANCGSINTRSEIIGYWQGQSTFTDGLAQETCRDFGHTGWGLEAIAHVAETARIQGLDLYAEAQPRLTQALYFHARYELGTAVPASLCGGSVKKGLGPTTEVAFNAFHTRSGLDMPTTQRYTEAQRPAGEDHFLAWETLTHANNPS from the coding sequence ATGTCACGCATATCCCGCCTGGTCACGGCCACCCTCGCGACCGCGGCGCTCCTGCTGCCGGTCCCGGCCGCCGCCCACCCGGCACCCTCGCCCCTCGCCCAGCCCCGGTCGGCCGCGGCCTTCGCGCACCCCGGCGTCCTCGTCAGCCGCCCCCAGCTCGACCTCGCCCGCGCGAAGGCCCTCGCCGGCGCCCAACCCTGGAAGTCCGCCTACGACGCGATGCGGACCAGCCCCTTCGCCTCGCTGTCCTGGTCGGCGAGGCCGCGTGCCATTGTGGAGTGCGGTTCGGCCTCGGTCCCGAACAACGGTTGCTCCGATGAGCGCGACGACGCGACGGCCGCGTACACCCAGGCCCTGCTCTGGTACATCACGAAGGACGCGAAGCACGCGCAGAAGGCCATCGCGATCATGGACGCGTGGTCGGCCGTGCTGCGCGACCACACGAACAGCAACGCCCCGTTGCAGACCGGCTGGGCGGGGGCGACGTTCGCCCGGGCGGCCGAGCTGATCCGGCACACCTACCCGTCGTGGCCGCAGGTCAACCGGTTCGCCACGATGTTGCGCACCGTCTACCTGCCCGAGGTGGTCAACGGCAGGGGCTGCACCAACGGCAACTGGGAACTCATCATGATGGACGCGGCGACCGGGATCGCGGTCTTCCTCGACGACCACGCGTCCTTCGATCACGCCGTCGCGATCTGGCGCGCACGGCTGCCGGCGTACATCTACCTGACCTCAGATGGAGCGCTCCCTCGGCCGCCGGCCAACTGCGGGTCGATCAACACCAGATCCGAGATCATCGGGTACTGGCAGGGCCAGTCCACCTTCACCGACGGCCTCGCCCAGGAGACCTGCCGCGACTTCGGCCACACCGGCTGGGGCCTGGAGGCCATCGCCCACGTGGCAGAGACGGCCCGCATCCAGGGCCTGGACCTCTACGCGGAGGCACAGCCCCGCCTCACCCAGGCCCTCTACTTCCACGCCCGGTACGAGCTGGGCACCGCTGTACCCGCCTCGCTCTGCGGCGGGTCGGTGAAGAAGGGGCTGGGTCCGACGACGGAGGTGGCGTTCAACGCGTTCCACACCCGGTCCGGACTGGACATGCCGACCACCCAGCGCTACACGGAGGCGCAGCGGCCGGCCGGCGAGGACCACTTCCTGGCCTGGGAGACCCTGACCCACGCGAACAACCCGTCCTGA
- a CDS encoding inositol-3-phosphate synthase, with the protein MINRARVAVVGVGNNISALVQGIAFYRDSGSLVGIRRPVVDGLGVGDVDIVAAFAVSDEKVGADLTDAIFMAPNNYPRIGAGLPPSGVRVQWGLTDETGIDRVAQALAGAEVVLYMAPSGRPEVARAYAEAALRAGVAFVNATSDVVARDPHLLDRFEAAGLPLLGDDLTSQFGTSIVHHALLGLLEERGLTLVSSYQVNLGGTEDFRNLTQHGGSKMVSKLNALTGDQATKDKVQIAPLGYLSQLASEKVVYLNVEAQSWGGSPVSLDVKLKVHDPSGGAGVTIDLIRMAVGALRGGRGGYAAEAAALLKSPPGTAH; encoded by the coding sequence ATGATCAACAGAGCGAGGGTCGCCGTGGTCGGCGTCGGCAACAACATCTCGGCACTGGTCCAGGGCATCGCGTTCTACCGCGACTCGGGCAGTCTGGTCGGCATCCGCCGCCCCGTCGTCGACGGCCTGGGCGTCGGCGACGTCGACATCGTGGCCGCGTTCGCCGTCTCCGACGAGAAGGTGGGCGCGGACCTCACCGACGCGATCTTCATGGCGCCCAACAACTACCCCCGGATCGGCGCGGGGTTGCCGCCGTCCGGCGTGCGGGTGCAGTGGGGCCTGACCGACGAGACCGGGATCGACCGGGTCGCCCAGGCCCTGGCCGGCGCCGAGGTGGTGCTCTACATGGCACCGTCCGGGCGGCCCGAGGTGGCCCGGGCCTACGCAGAGGCGGCCCTGCGGGCCGGGGTCGCCTTCGTCAACGCGACCTCCGACGTGGTCGCCCGCGACCCCCACCTGCTCGACCGGTTCGAGGCCGCGGGCCTGCCGCTCCTCGGGGACGACCTGACCAGCCAGTTCGGCACCTCGATCGTGCACCACGCCCTGCTGGGCCTGCTGGAGGAACGGGGACTCACGCTGGTCAGCTCCTACCAGGTCAACCTGGGGGGCACCGAGGACTTCCGCAACCTGACCCAGCACGGCGGCAGCAAGATGGTGTCCAAGCTCAACGCCCTGACCGGGGACCAGGCGACCAAGGACAAGGTCCAGATCGCCCCGCTCGGGTACCTCTCGCAGCTGGCGTCGGAGAAGGTGGTGTACCTCAATGTCGAGGCGCAGAGCTGGGGCGGGTCCCCGGTCAGCCTCGACGTCAAGCTGAAGGTGCACGACCCGAGTGGTGGCGCGGGCGTCACGATCGACCTGATCCGGATGGCGGTCGGCGCGCTGCGGGGCGGGCGCGGCGGGTACGCGGCGGAGGCGGCGGCCCTGCTCAAGTCCCCACCCGGAACGGCGCACTAG